In Antechinus flavipes isolate AdamAnt ecotype Samford, QLD, Australia chromosome 3, AdamAnt_v2, whole genome shotgun sequence, a genomic segment contains:
- the LOC127557160 gene encoding LOW QUALITY PROTEIN: 60S ribosomal protein L11-like (The sequence of the model RefSeq protein was modified relative to this genomic sequence to represent the inferred CDS: inserted 1 base in 1 codon; substituted 1 base at 1 genomic stop codon) yields the protein MEQDQREKENPCKNCLNICVGENGDQLIWVSKVLEQLTGQTPMFSKASYTVRSFRIKRNKKIPVHCTAHGTKAEEILEKGLXNVKIXVNDFSDTGNFGFGIQEHIDLGIKYDPSISIYVLNFYAVLGRPGFSIAEKKCKTGCIEAKHRIGKEEAMHWFQLVQQHHPV from the exons ATGGAGCAAGATCAGCGTGAAAAGGAAAACCCATGCAAGAACTGCCTCAACATCTGTGTTGGGGAGAATGGGGACCAGCTGATCTGGGTATCCAAAGTGTTAGAGCAGCTTACAGGTCAAACTCCAATGTTCTCCAAAGCTTCCTATACTGTTAGGTCTTTCAGAATCAAGAGAAACAAGAAGATCCCGGTTCACTGTACAGCCCATGGGACCAAAGCTGAAGAGATTCTGGAGAAGGGGC taaatgtgaaaatatgagtTAATGACTTTTCAGATACTGGCAATTTTGGCTTTGGGATCCAAGAGCATATCGATCTGGGAATTAAATATGACCCAAGCATCAGTATTTATGTCTTGAATTTCTATGCGGTGCTGGGCAGGCCAGGTTTTAGCATTGCAGAGAAGAAGTGTAAGACAGGTTGCATTGAGGCCAAACACAGAATTGGCAAAGAGGAAGCCATGCACTGGTTCCAGCTGGTGCAACAGCATCATCCTGTCTGA